The Tenuifilum thalassicum genome includes the window TTGAAGGGCATCTACAGCCATAAGAATTCCCAAAAAGAATAGAATTGTTGGAACATCAACATTTTTAATCACCCTTGCCACTGTCCTTTTTTCCTTATCATCTAGATTTCGCTTACGATGGTACATCAACTCTGTAAATATCCAAAGTACCGAAAGTCCTAAGAGCATACCCATGAATGGGGGCAAATGACTAATCAGCTTAAACACAGGGGTAAACAGCAGAGCCCCAACACCAAGTATAAAAATGATATGTCTTTCTCTACGAGTAGCTGGTGATGGCTGATGTACCTTTTCTGGATGATGTTTCTCCTTTGCAGGCATCTCGCCTTTAAGTTTAAACGAAAGGATAATGAGGGGAACAATCATACTCACTAGGCTAGGGATAAAAAGTTTGGTAACAATGCTAGCCGTTGTAACATTTCCTTTTATCCACAACATAATTGTTGTAACATCGCCAATGGGCGACCAAGCCCCGCCAGCATTTGCAGCCAATACCACAACACCTGCAAACAACCAACGCTCATGTTTTTCATGAATTAACTTACGCAGCAATGCTACCATAACAATCGATGTTGTTAAGTTATCGAGAGCAGCAGACATAAAGAATGTAATGAAGGAGATAACCCACAAAAGCTTTACCTTATTACGAGTCTTAATCCTATTGGTTATGATTTTAAACCCTCCATGCTGGTCGACAATTTCAACTATGGTCATTGCTCCCATCAGGAAGAAAAGTATCTCTGCAATTTCACCAAGAAACTCAACTACCTGGTTATCGGCCACATACTTAACATACTGCTCCCATTTTGGCAAGGAGAGCAGGTCGGGATGATTACTTAAAAACTCTGAGAAACGCCCGCCAATATCAAGTCCCAGAATACCACTAGCATCGAGCATGAGCATTGTCCACATGGCTACCCCAAGAAATAGTGCCGATGCTGTTTTGTTTACCTTTATGTTATGCTCAAGGGCTATCGCTGTATAACCCAAAACAAAAACAACAATCATCAATGAAAACATACCTGAACAGTTTTTTAGTTTGGCTGCAAAAGAATAAAAGAATCCTCACATTAAAAAATCCAGATACTTATATTTTACAAAGATTCATCCTCGAAAGTGGTAATTCCTTTATACTACAAATAAAAGCCGCCTTTTAAAAAGGCGGCTAGAATTCACATAACCAAAAACTTATTCAATTATATCAAAAGAGTCATCCATTTCATTGTTTTTCGTTTGCCTCATTTT containing:
- the nhaD gene encoding sodium:proton antiporter NhaD, whose translation is MFSLMIVVFVLGYTAIALEHNIKVNKTASALFLGVAMWTMLMLDASGILGLDIGGRFSEFLSNHPDLLSLPKWEQYVKYVADNQVVEFLGEIAEILFFLMGAMTIVEIVDQHGGFKIITNRIKTRNKVKLLWVISFITFFMSAALDNLTTSIVMVALLRKLIHEKHERWLFAGVVVLAANAGGAWSPIGDVTTIMLWIKGNVTTASIVTKLFIPSLVSMIVPLIILSFKLKGEMPAKEKHHPEKVHQPSPATRRERHIIFILGVGALLFTPVFKLISHLPPFMGMLLGLSVLWIFTELMYHRKRNLDDKEKRTVARVIKNVDVPTILFFLGILMAVDALQTAGHLTLLSEWLDKTFTSPYPPNILIGVLSSIVDNVPLVAGAMGMHEALPLAQATGELANYAIDGSFWNLLAYCAGTGGSILIIGSAAGVAVMGLEKIDFMWYAKRISLLALVGYFAGIATYFLMFG